From Homalodisca vitripennis isolate AUS2020 chromosome 1, UT_GWSS_2.1, whole genome shotgun sequence, the proteins below share one genomic window:
- the LOC124373798 gene encoding diphthine methyl ester synthase, producing the protein MFYIVGLGLGDPKDISVKGLEIVKKSDRVYLEIYTSILSAGKEALEEFYGREILLADRELVEQGSEEILKDADTKDIVLLVVGDPFSATTHTDLFLRAKQSNIPCKVIHNASIINAIGCSGLQLYNFGETVSIPYWTSSWQPDSFYDKICSNKSRGLHTLCLLDIRVKEPTVESLMKKKREYEPPRFMTVSEAATQLLQIISGRGSGDDISELTEVTECVGVARVGSPDQRICYGSLASFADLDLGPPLQSLVIIGTLHPLEQEFLFQIAETVS; encoded by the exons atgttttatattgttggtTTAGGTTTAGGTGACCCTAAAGATATTTCAGTTAAAGGTTTAGAAATTGTCAAAAAGTCCGATAGAGTCTATCTTGAAATTTATACCTCAATTCTTTCAGCTGGAAAGGAAGCTCTG GAAGAATTTTATGGTAGAGAAATTCTTTTGGCGGACAGAGAACTTGTGGAACAAGGATCTGAAGAAATCCTGAAAGATGCTGATACAAAGGATATTGTGTTGCTCGTAGTGGGAGATCCATTCAGTGCCACCACTCATACAGACCTTTTCCTCAGAGCTAAACAGTCAAATATTCCTTGCAAAGTTATTCACAATGCTTCCATTATTAATGCCATCGGTTGCTCTGGATTACAG CTTTATAATTTTGGTGAAACAGTATCCATACCTTACTGGACCAGTTCATGGCAGCCAGACAGCTTCTATGACAAGATTTGCAGCAATAAAAGTCGAGGATTGCACACTCTTTGTTTGCTAG ATATTCGTGTAAAGGAACCAACAGTAGAGAGCTTGATGAAGAAGAAGAGAGAATATGAGCCACCAAGGTTCATGACAGTAAGTGAGGCTGCTACACAACTGTTGCAGATCATTTCGGGTCGCGGCTCAGGTGATGATATTTCAG AACTGACAGAGGTGACAGAGTGTGTCGGGGTGGCTAGAGTGGGCTCCCCAGACCAACGCATCTGTTATGGATCTCTAGCATCATTCGCAGATCTGGATCTCGGCCCCCCACTTCAGTCGCTTGTCATTATCGGCACACTCCACCCACTCGAACAAGAATTTCTCTTTCAAATTGCTGAAACTGTGtcgtaa